The proteins below come from a single Microbacterium sp. SLBN-154 genomic window:
- a CDS encoding TetR/AcrR family transcriptional regulator has translation MTDDGDFDLPRGVALAWGVAASPQRGPKREMSVERIVDAAVEIADSEGLSAVSMAAVAAKLGYTPMSLYRYVSAKEDLILLMQEEATGLPSDEARSAGQWRDGIRALYREQVALYLTHPWLLDIPITGAPTTPNSAAWMDAGLHALADTPLPASERLAVVLLVTGHARWAGIVFAAYARIERERGADSDAVARSEDAVFRHLITADAFPDLRAAIDAGVFLDETDPFAFILELSLDGVAAHIDALATDVSVPLASAPWPESDDADIADDRRYREARRGVRQAEKALRTARTAMRVAAREARARRPRGSAAQ, from the coding sequence ATGACGGATGACGGCGATTTCGACCTTCCTCGCGGCGTCGCCCTCGCATGGGGCGTCGCAGCGAGCCCTCAGCGAGGCCCGAAACGCGAGATGAGCGTCGAGCGGATCGTCGACGCCGCGGTCGAGATCGCCGACTCGGAAGGTCTGTCGGCGGTGTCCATGGCTGCGGTCGCCGCCAAGCTCGGCTACACGCCGATGTCGCTGTACCGCTACGTCAGTGCAAAGGAAGACCTCATCCTCCTGATGCAGGAGGAGGCGACCGGTCTCCCGTCCGACGAGGCGAGGTCCGCGGGGCAGTGGCGGGATGGGATCCGTGCGCTCTACCGCGAGCAGGTGGCGCTGTACCTGACACACCCTTGGCTTCTCGACATTCCGATCACGGGAGCGCCGACCACGCCGAACAGCGCCGCATGGATGGATGCGGGTCTCCATGCCCTCGCCGACACGCCCCTCCCTGCCAGCGAGCGCCTCGCAGTGGTTCTGCTGGTCACCGGCCACGCGCGATGGGCGGGGATCGTCTTCGCGGCCTATGCCCGCATCGAGCGGGAGCGAGGGGCGGACTCCGATGCGGTCGCGCGAAGCGAAGACGCGGTGTTCCGCCACCTCATCACCGCCGACGCGTTCCCCGACCTACGCGCCGCCATCGACGCGGGCGTCTTCCTCGATGAGACGGACCCGTTCGCCTTCATCCTCGAACTCAGTCTCGACGGCGTCGCCGCCCACATCGACGCCCTCGCCACCGACGTTTCCGTGCCCCTTGCATCCGCTCCCTGGCCCGAATCCGACGACGCCGATATCGCCGACGACCGGCGGTATCGCGAGGCTCGCCGCGGAGTTCGGCAGGCGGAGAAGGCGCTGCGGACGGCGCGGACGGCGATGCGTGTCGCGGCGCGCGAGGCCCGCGCGCGGCGCCCGAGGGGTTCCGCCGCGCAGTGA
- a CDS encoding 30S ribosomal protein bS22, with protein MGSVIKKRRKRMAKKKHRKLLRKTRHQRRNKK; from the coding sequence GTGGGTTCAGTCATCAAGAAGCGCCGCAAGCGCATGGCGAAGAAGAAGCACCGCAAGCTGCTTCGCAAGACTCGCCACCAGCGCCGCAACAAGAAGTAA
- a CDS encoding rhodanese-like domain-containing protein: MKTITVQELQQNPNLPLVDVREEHEFAEGRVPGAVNLPMSTLGERLDELPEGPFRVVCAMGGRSARVIEALEARGYDATNVEGGTMAWAEAGFPLER, translated from the coding sequence ATGAAGACGATCACCGTTCAGGAACTGCAGCAGAACCCGAACCTGCCCCTCGTGGACGTTCGCGAAGAGCACGAGTTCGCCGAGGGACGCGTGCCCGGCGCGGTCAACCTGCCGATGTCGACACTCGGCGAGCGGCTCGACGAGTTGCCCGAGGGGCCGTTCCGCGTCGTCTGCGCCATGGGCGGGCGCTCGGCGCGCGTCATCGAGGCGCTCGAGGCACGCGGCTACGACGCCACCAACGTCGAGGGCGGCACGATGGCGTGGGCCGAAGCGGGCTTCCCCCTCGAGCGCTGA
- a CDS encoding helix-turn-helix domain-containing protein, producing the protein MADLPDVRFLTVAEVAELMRVSKMTVYRLVHAGELPAVRFGRSYRVPESAVTEALQRPIADVG; encoded by the coding sequence GTGGCTGATTTGCCGGATGTCCGCTTCCTCACCGTCGCCGAGGTGGCCGAGCTCATGCGGGTGTCGAAGATGACGGTCTACCGTCTCGTGCACGCTGGGGAGCTTCCCGCCGTCCGGTTCGGACGCAGCTACCGGGTGCCCGAATCGGCGGTCACCGAGGCCCTGCAGCGGCCCATCGCCGACGTCGGCTAG